Below is a genomic region from Ictalurus punctatus breed USDA103 chromosome 12, Coco_2.0, whole genome shotgun sequence.
tccaaaaaatacaaacaaacaaaaaaaaaaaccctgtccagagtgtcccatgccttgtgccccgagtcccctgggataagctctacgctccctgcgaccctgtataggataaatGGTACAGATATTGGATAGATGTATTGTTAGTAAACAGCAGTTCCAAAATACAAGGCAAACATATCCTGAAGGTTGTGCCATGCCCTTCAGTCTCCAGACCTGATGtaggcagtgtgtgtgcgtgtctgtcaGAGATATAAAAGATCAAGGTCAAGAACAATGTGCAAGGTGTTAGGCTATGCAGAGCCTCTGAGGTTTAATATTATTGGTGTTCGTTAAAGGCGAAGGGTCTGCAAGTATAGACTGTATAACTCTAgaatgagaaaatatatatcACCCATAAAGGGATATGTAAACCCATGAACTGATACCATACACTCAGAATATCGATACTGTACATTAAATATCTTCATTTTGTATACAGTTTTTCCATAAAGTGGCTCCGTTGTTTTGTTGGTGCTTATCatgaaatataattatttatcaaATTACAAAACCAAAATGCTGTAGTTACATCTTGAAGTATCGCGgtatgatgggtttttttttttttttttttgtgatattaCCCATCTGTACGTTTGGTATAAATATAATtccaaactggaaaaaaaaaagagaattaattaaaaatttaaGTCAAATGTTACATATCTGCTAAAAGGTCCAAGATAAAAAGCATGACCTTTTGCACTGTGATACTTTTGGGTAACTCGGACCTGGTCAGAGGTGAATTTCGAGCAgcttaattaaaaacaattcaaacagAAACAGCGTAACAGCTCATATTAGAAGCATCTTGTTGTGTGTAGTGCCTCActgctccagggtccctggttcagtCCTGAGTTCGAGTTACGTCTGTACGCTGTTTCTCCTGTGCCTGTGCGAGtctcctcccacctcccaataACATGGTGGTGGACTGACTAAGATAAATTGGCCCAAggtgtgaatgagagtgtgaatgtgtgcgcatATGGTGCACTGCAATGTACTGGTTGTGTTCCCACCTTACacctagtgttcctgggataggctccagatccactgttaccctgtccaggatatagaggttactgaagatgaatgaacgatCGAGGGTCCAAGTAACATCATGTCTGGCAAAGCATCACATGGCTGACTGGCTCTCGGCGCAGACGTAGATGCTGCAGGGACGGACCCTGGGTCCACCTCGTGCCCTCAGCCTGGGCATCCTGAAGCTCCTGGGCACAAACTCGTCGCAGGCCTCGCGGAACTTGCGGATCCTCCAGCAGTACACCACAGGGTTAAACACAGCTTTCAAGTAGCTGAGCCACAGCGCCCCAACGCTTGCTGCGTAAAACTCGTTACTCGTGTAGAACTTCTGATTGAAAGCAGCCAAGAGGCCGAGCGCCGTGTGGGGCAGCCAGCACACGGAAAAGCCAACAAAAAGGATAAGGATCGTAGTGAAGGCCCGAGTCTTGAAGCTCACGTCCACGCTGAGCTGCGGGGGGCGCCGTAGAACCGGCAAACTCACTTTTCCTCCATGTTCAGGACTGGGGAAGGTGTGGTTGTGGACACGCAAGGCGTTGCGGCGCACCGTGTTTAGGATGCGCAAATAGGAGACCAGCATGACGCTCACGGGCACGAAAAAGACAGCGTTGACCAGCAGCAGTGTGTAGCCGCGGTTAGGGGACTCGATGTAGCCCAAAACACAGCGTGACGCTTTAATAGTTGGCACGCTGCCGGCAGCAGGCAAGGCCAAGCAGAAGGAGAACAACCAGGACGCGGCGATGAACATGCGAGCACGACTCGGCGTCAGCTTGTCTTGCCGCTGCACGATGATGAGAAAGCGGTCCACGCTGATGATCAGCAGGATGGACACGCCTTCCAGAACAAAGAGCCAATAGAGCACGAGCGTGATGCGGCAAAAGTCCAGTCCGAAACACCAATCATGGGACACCACGGTAACAGCGGTCACAGGCATGCAGAAGAGTGAGAGCATGATGTCGCTGAAAGCCAGCGTGGCTAGTAACAGATTGATGGCAGAACGCATCGCCGGCTTTTGGTAAACTATGAGGCAGACGATGGCGTTTCCGAGAAAACCGATGGTGATGATGACCACCATTATAACAGACAGCACAACCTTCAGGCTGGTGGATAAAGAGGAGTTTGTGGTTTCCTGAAGCCCAGTGACATTTGTTACATATCTGAGTGTGTGATGTTCTGGTAGACCACATCCTGAACTGACGTTGCACACCATcatgatggtgaagatggtAGGAAATCAGGAGCAACTTTAATCCAGTCGGCTTCCTTCTCCTCGTCTATGATTTCCATTCTTCTGCATCTAGATGATAGAGGATAAGAGAGCAGTTCTAAGTTACAAAACAGAGCAGGTTTCGGGAATGGGTGCCACTGATTAATCCccccttccaaaaaaaaataaacccacaaCAACGCCTGAAACTTGAAGCGTGAAGGCATTTGTGACATGAAATTGTTGAAAACTACTGGCAATTGGCAAAATAGTaaatgcacaaaattgttttggaAGACATGCACCAGTTCAgacattctttcttttctacaCGCACTGACCAAGATGGCCTCCCAGGCCAAGTTTATGGATTTTTCCATAAACTGAAGACCTCTGAAGTGTCTATAatctcaca
It encodes:
- the LOC108273089 gene encoding high-affinity lysophosphatidic acid receptor translates to MMVCNVSSGCGLPEHHTLRYVTNVTGLQETTNSSLSTSLKVVLSVIMVVIITIGFLGNAIVCLIVYQKPAMRSAINLLLATLAFSDIMLSLFCMPVTAVTVVSHDWCFGLDFCRITLVLYWLFVLEGVSILLIISVDRFLIIVQRQDKLTPSRARMFIAASWLFSFCLALPAAGSVPTIKASRCVLGYIESPNRGYTLLLVNAVFFVPVSVMLVSYLRILNTVRRNALRVHNHTFPSPEHGGKVSLPVLRRPPQLSVDVSFKTRAFTTILILFVGFSVCWLPHTALGLLAAFNQKFYTSNEFYAASVGALWLSYLKAVFNPVVYCWRIRKFREACDEFVPRSFRMPRLRARGGPRVRPCSIYVCAESQSAM